One Aegilops tauschii subsp. strangulata cultivar AL8/78 chromosome 2, Aet v6.0, whole genome shotgun sequence genomic window, TGTCGGTatctgaggaagaagaagacgatgccTCCCCTAGAATCTCTTCTGATGCTATCAGCTCCCGTCACCCAATAAAGCTGACACAATAGACCAAACTGAAAGAGCACGTGACGACTTGGAATCCCTTGTTATGCTGGTGGGCGCATGCACTCTTTATATGTTGTCACTTCAACCATTTCGTGTACCGCGTAGACCTACTGTCACACCTGTTTCTGCGTGGTGCCTCCTTCTCCCGTCGCTTGTCTGCTTAACAAAAGCTGCCTAATTACTCTGAACCTGCAAAACGTCTGCAGTTGTACAGAGGCTTGCACGAATCTTACAACCGCTGGACGAACAGGATAACCGGGTGCCTAGACTCCCGGGTGTTGTCACACCTTTCTGAGTGGCTCCGTCGTCTCCACGTAGACGAAAGTATGGTTCCGGCGGGCGATGTAATTACCCGCCATGGTGATCAGCGTCCCCTGCTCCGTGTGGCTAACGCTCACAACGTCGGACGACGAGTCGCCTGTACTCGCGTAGTGGCCGTAGATCGACGAGTCCCTGAGCGCCAGGACGTACTCGCCGTACAAAAATTGGGCCGTGGGATGCTCCGCTGGCTGAATTTGTAGCGGCGATTCCACCGCCGTCCCTTGTCCAGAACCCACACATGAGTCGTCTCCATGCCTAGAAGGTCACGGTCACGGATGGCAACGCCCAAGCTCCCGTGCACCTCCGTCAGGTGGTAGCGGGCAGCCTCGTCGGAGCACACTGGCAGCTGGGGTAGCTGCGCGGTGGAGGTGATCCGCTCGTGCTCGAGGTCAAACGACACGACCCTCGGCGGAGCATCTCGCGTGACCCAGTACGTCGTGCCGTCGATGCTGACGATGCCTGGACCGAGGCGGCACCCCGCCCTGCCATTGATGCCGGTGGGCACCTTCCGCCATGACGCCTCGCCCAGCGTGAGCACATGCACGACTTCCGGCTCAAACACCCGGTCGAAAATGCAGGGGACGCGCACCACCTTGTACCGCCCGGACGTCGGGTGGTACGTGAAGGTGTAGGTCTCGTTCCAGTTCCGCCAGTGAGAGCTCTCGGAGAAGAGGCCGGCGTACGGCATCGGGGGAAGTGCCAGCGCCTCGCCGGTGGCCGGATTGACCAGTGTGAGAGCGCCACCGAGCCTCTCCTGGTTGTTGCAGAGGCAGAGGAGGCCATTGCAAGTGCCGACCAGCTGCACGCCTCTCTGCGTGTCGCTGCCGGCGCTCCACAACACTCTGGCGCTCCCTGTGGACGACGACGACTTGTCATCAACGACATAGGCGATGGTGTTGTAGGGGTTCCAGACGAGGGCCATGGCACGGCTCTGCATCTCGGTTGTGCGCTCGCTGATGAGGTCGCGCCAGAGCCGGCAGACGAGGCGGAATCGGCGGCGGGAGCTTGGGGGCAGCCGCAGCAGGATCTCCACCAGGACGTCGGTGGAGAAGTCCCACCATCTAGAATCGCCAATGGCCATCGGCCGCGGGCGCTGTTTCTTCTCTTCTTCCGTTTCTCCCGTCTGCCCACCGCCACGACGGGTTGACGTTAGCTAGCAGATCCCCGTTGTCTTCAATCAATGAGAAAAAGGAAACTAAAAATAGTTCTCCGGTGCAGTTTAACCTGACAGAGTCCAATTTGGCCACCACAAGTTCTTCCTTTATCGTATCTGGAATTTCCTGTGCTGTCAAATAGAGTATAGATGAACTTTGGATGGAATTGGAGACCATGACGATTACGGCAGACGTTTCAGGAAAACAAGCATGCGCAGAAGTTTGTCTCGGGCTACAGTTTTGTAAAATCTGTTCTAATTTTGTTTTTTGTAAAATCTGGATTAATACTTGGCTATACTTGTCACTTGTTTTCCCACAAAAAAAATACTTGTCACTTGTTATTTATTGGGAATGAACAAACGCAAAATTCCGGTATGGAATGCAGCTTATTAGTAAAAGGGAGCCAGAATTTCACCGGTTTAAGATTTTGAAAATCCAACTATGTAGTATATGGAATTAGGGATAGACTTTCATAATATACAATGCCGTTTATAGACCAGTTCAGAATATACAACAGGTAATTGAAGCTCTATAAATCACAAGGACTTCATGCAGACAGTATTCAGTAGTAGTTCGCAGAGCCCGTAGAAACATAGCACAATGGTGGATGTGGAATCATACTATAGTAAAAGCTCATAAAACATCTGCAATTCTCAGGATTTTGGGTATAAAAGAGGGCTACAACATATTGCCAAAAACCAACGAACGTTCTTTTTTGAGTAGAGTGTTCTTGATCATTGGTGAGAGCAAACCTGTAGAAACACACGCAAAGTTTTATTTTTATGAAGAGAAAATTCTGGTCAAAATAGACTGAGGACCAAAAATGCATTTTGCTCCTTTACTTTATCAATCATCCATTAGATCGACTTTCGGATGGTCTGGATTTTTGTTTTAGAAATGGATAGTCATGATTTATGGTTGAGAAGAAGGCTTTTGGCATACTTTCAGGGAACCCTCTAGAATACTTCCAGGAAACTAAATGCCTACCTGGTTTAGCCTATGTGGTGAAATAACTAAAATTTCCATGAACAAACAAACATTCTAATTATACAAATTAATATTTATTGGGCTCATAAACACTTAGTGGTTCGGTTGTTTGCACGTAGGCGAATGTCCTATACTGACTGTGGGAATAGTTGACCTTTAGCTCCGCAACCAGCGTCCCCTGATCCCGATGCCCGACTTGCACCACTTCGCCGGACAATGATGGGCCTTTCTTTCTGTAGTGAACATACAATGATGACTCCTCTCGTGTGAGAACATACTCGCCGTACACGAAATGTGGCCGTGGTAGGTGTTGCCGTCTGAAGCTGTATCGGCGGCTCCATCGCCGTCCCTTCTCCATAATCCAGACCTCCGTCGTGACAGAGAGGTCATGGATAACAATGCCCAGCCTCCCGTGTACCTCCGTCAGGTGGAAATGACAAGGCCCGGCCGCCCGTGTGGGCAGCTCTGTGATGGAAGTGATGTGCTCGTCTTCGAGGTCAAATGACACGACCCTCGTGGTGGCGCCCCGTGTGATCCAGTGTGTTGCGCCGTCGATGCTGACAATGCCAGCTCCAAGGTTGCACCTCGCCCCGCCCTCAGGGAGGGTCGGCACCTCCCGCCATGATGTCTCCCCCAGCGTGAGCACACGCACGCCATTGAACTCACACACGTGGCCGAAGCTGCATGGGACGTGCACCATCTTGTACCGCCCCGACGTCGGCTGGTACGCAAAGCTGTACGCCTCGTGCCAGTTCATCCAGTGGAAGCTCCCGATGAACTTGTCGGCGGATGGCAGCGGTGGGAGGGGCAGCATGTCACTGATGGCCGGGTTGACAAGGGTGATAACGCCACCTGGCATCCCCTCGTTGTTGCATAGGCAAAGAAGGCCGTTGCACGTGCCGACCAGCTGGACGCCCCTGACGCTCCTCCACAGCTCCCTGCAGCTCCCGGTGGACGACGAGGACAGGTCGTCGACCATGCAGGCGACGGGGTGCCAGGGGTGCCAGATGAGGGCCGTGGCGCGGCTCCGCATCTCCGCGGTGCGCTCGCCGACGACGTCGCGCCAGAGCCGGCAGACGAGGCGGACCCGGCAGCCGCAGCAGGATCTCCACCAGGATGTCCGTGGGCAAGTCCCAGCGGACCGCGTCGTCCATGACCGCGAATGATGTTTCTTCCGGCCGGTTTCCCCACCGCAACGCCGCGCACCGTCTTCGTTTCAATCTATCACCGGATCGGTGGGGGTTCCAGTCCGACTTGGCTGTCAAGTTCTTTGTTTGTTATGGACTTATGGAACTGTTTCTCTTCTTGGCTGCcaagttttttttttgagggtTTCTTGGGTGCCAAGTTTGCTGCGTTTCCGGAGCAGTTTTGGGTGGGAACGCTGTGCGGCTTCGTTTGAacaagaaaaaaaggaaaaccaTTGTTTTAAACCGGATGATTACAACGAGACGTAAGCCTCGTCCAGCGATTGACACGCGTCCTGGCTGGGCCCAGCGCGCCGCTCCCCATCTCGGCCTTATCCCACGCAGGGGAAGCCACAGCCACACATTTTTCTCGCTCGGGTCGTCTTCTTCACGCCAGTGCATCCCCTCCTACAGATCCCTCCTCTCTCTATCGCTCTCTCATGTTTGCCACTCCATGACCGTGATTTGCTCTACTCTCTGCACAGAGCTCCCTTCTCTTCCTGCTCCCTCTCACCACCGGAGCAACGGAGCGTTGCTGCTGCAGGCGACGATGCTCTGCGCGACGACTGCTGCTGTCATGTATCGGGGGAAACTTCGACGCGTGACCACCGCCCGTCATGGCCGTCGGAGCTATTGCTGCTGCAACGGGGCGCATCTGCACATGGCCTTCGGAGCTGCGGTTTAAGCAATGTGCGTGGCTCCCTGAGCTGCAATGGAGCGCGTCGCGCTGCGACGGTGACCGCGGAGAGTGGCCGACGgggggtgctgcaaactccggcgatgtcaccggggggggggggggggctgcaaCTCCGGCGATGTTGCTTGGAGCTTGTTGGGAGCACCGTCGGTGTTGCAATGGAACAACGCCGGGCCGCCGGAAGCACGGCCGGCGCTGCATTGGAGCTTCATCAGAGTTGCAATGGAGCTGCGTCGGACGCCGTCGGTGCTGCACTGGAGCTCTGCCGGAGTTGCAATGGAGCTTCGCCGGAGCGTCGTTGCTGCGCTGGAGCTCCGTCGGGTTGCAATGGAGCTCACCGGAGGCCGTCAGTGCTGGCATTGAAGCTTCGCCGGGGTTGCATCGAAGCGCCGCCGAGGCTGCAATGGAGCGCCGCGGGGGCGCCGTCGGTGATGCGCGGTGCTGCCGTGGGCTAGCGCTGTGTGTGTGCTGGCATAGGAGCTGCTGGATCCTGCGGCTGGGTGCGACTGAATCGGACGGTTCTAGAGGCGGTTTAAGTTTGCCTAAAATAAATCGGCTGACGCCTAGCAGCGGCCAGAAAAAAAGACGGGATGGATAGCTAGCCTGACTCATTGGTTCCTGCGCGCTCGTATCGCTTCAGGGGGATgttaaaccaggacagaggtagtacttCGTTTGTACTTTTGTCACCTGTCATTTGTTGGGAACGAAACACAAATTCCATCAAGGACAGGCATTTTATTGTAGTAAAAGGGAGCCAGAATGTCGCCTGGTTTAATATTTTAAAAATTCCAACTATGAATAGTGGTAGAAGCTCATAATAGATGAGACCAGTTCAAATACAGCTTAAAAGTAAATGAAGCTCTTCACCCGCAAAAGAGAAGTAAATGGAACTCTGTAAACAAGGACTTCATGCAGACAGCATTCAGTAGTAGATCGCCGAACATGTGATAACATAACACAATGGTGAATGCGGAATCATAATAGACTCAAAGCACATCAACCATATGCAGTTTCAGGATTTTGGACATACAAGAGAGCTACAACAAGTTGCCATGAAGCAACTCCGATGAATATTCTTAATCATTGGTGATAGCAAACTTGTAGTATCACGTTCAAACTCTTATTTTTGCGGAGAGAAAAACTGGTATCTTAACTATTGTAGGTGTAAGTTTCATTTCTCAACTCTACCAGAAATTATTAGTCCCTTCAGTATATCACCGTATTATTTCTTTTATTATTCCACTTTTTTTTGTTATCTTGACTATTTTCTTATTCAGTAGATGATGTTACTAAAGATATATTGGCTGTAGTTTCACACATGTTAGCGcaaacaagagagagagagagagagagagagagagagagagagagagagagagagagagactaaaTTTAGAAGACTTCCATTTTTTGTGCCAAATCTATGGAAGGGACCAAGAGTTTGGTACTATTAGAGTTGAGAAACTAAATTTATACTTTGGATCTTTCGCAATAGATTGAGAACAAAAAATGCACGTTGTTCCTTTATTTAATCGTCCATTAATTAGATCAACTTTTGGATAGTCTGGATTTTTGTTTTATGGATAGTCTGGATTAAGTGGATCAAATAACTCATGTTTTTTTACACTGGTATAGATGATGATAACCTAGGAAGTTTACTAAAGAAATGCTTTTGTCCTGAAAAAGAAATGCATTAACCGatctttttctctctcttaaCGAAGGAAAAAAATAGTCGCACTTTCTAGGTCTTACGCTAATAATGCTAGAAATCCACACTCTTTCTTCCATATTTTCTTTATAGAATTGAAATGTCTCAACTCATAAGAGACACAGATACTATGTCACCACACATTGCATACACTAGGCTGccaaaaagccaaccacggataGACATTTTTTTTTCCGAAACACTAATATGTTCTTACTTTACATCATTGCCTACATTCAGATCTCATTTTCTATATATTTTGTTAGATATCCGGAATGTATAATACTATATATTATGGGTAAAAAGAAGGCTTTTGGCTTGTACTAAATCCCTACATGTCTTGAGGGAACTAAATGCCTACCTGGTTTAGCTTATATGGAGAAATAACTAAATCCATGAACAAACAAACATTCTAATCATACAAATTAATATTTATTGGCCTCATAAGCACTTAGTGGCTCTGTTGTTTCGACGTAGGCGAATGTCCGGCACTGACTGTACAAATTAGCACCCTTCATATTTGCAACTAACGTCCCATGATCCCGCTGGCCAACCTGCACCACCTCACCGGACAATGACGGGCCTCTCCTTCTATGGTGTACATGCAACGATGACTCCTCTCGTGTCAGGATGTACTCACCATACACGAAATGAGGCCACGGAAGGTATTGCCTCCGGAGGCTATACCGGCGGCTCCACCGGCGGCCCTTCTCCATAATCCACACCTCGGTAGTTACAGAGCGGTCATGGGTGACAATGCCCAGCCTTCCATGTACCTCCGTTAGGCGGGCATGATCAGGCCCGGCTGGCTGTGCAGGGAGCTCTGTGAGGGAAGTGATGAGCTCGTCCTCGAGGTCAAACGACACGACCCTCGTGGCCGCACCCTTCGTAACCCAGTGTGTTATGCCGTCGATGCTAACGATGCCAGAGCCGAGGTTGCACCTTGCCCTACCCTCAAGGCTGGTCGGCACCTCCCGCCATAACGTATCCCCCAACGTGAGCACATGCACACCGTTGAACTCGCACACGTGTCCGAAGCTGCATGGAACGTGCACCACCTTGTGCCGCCCCGTCGTCGGGTGGTACGCGAAGCTGTATGCCTCGTCCCAGTTTCTCGAGCGGCTGTGCCCGATGAACTTGTCGGCGCAAGGCAGCAGCGGGAGGGGCAACGTCTTCTTGGTGGCCGGGTTGACCAGGGTGATGGCGCCACCTGTCATCTCCTCGTTGTTACAAAGGCAGAGGATCCCGTTGCACGTGCCGACTAGCTTAGAGCGGCCGTCGCTTCTCCACAGCTCTCTGCAGCTCCCCGTGGACGACGAGGACAGGTCGTCGACGACGTAGGCGACGGCGTTCCACCAGAGGAGGGCCTTGGCGCGGCTCCGCATCTCCGTGGTGTGCTCGCTGACGACGTCGTGCCAGTGCCGGCACACGAGGCGGGCCCGGCGCCGGGAGCTCGGCGGCAGCCGTAGCAGGATCTCCACCAGGACGTCCGTGGGCAAGTCGCAACATCCCGCCGCATCGTCCATGGCCATGGGCTCCGTTTCTTCCGGTTGACCCACATCAACGCCGTGCGTCGTTTTCGTTTCAATATAACCGGAGGGACCGGCCGGGTTCGAATCCGACTTGGATGTCAagttctctctctctttttttagtGGTATAAGTTCCTTGTTCGTTATGGAACTATATCTTGCCTGCCATGTTTGCTGTGTTTTCGGCGCAGTTTTGGACGGAACAGTCTTGGTCCCCAAAGGTGCAGCTTCGTTTTTTTCTTTGACGTCAGGTGATGGCGTGTCGCTCCCACCCTCCCCCTTCCACTTCCTCGGGCGACGAGAACGAAGCGAGAATAAATCCCCAATCTACTCGCCTTCCTCACCTACCTCGCATCAATTCGAGCTCTCCCCACCCCCAGCTTCCACCTACCAGCTCTCATGGCAGGGGCGCGCCGTTGTGGGCTGCGGATCCGACGGCTTGTGCCGACGACTCGGGTGGCGGAGCCACGGGCGCTCCCATCTCCGGGGGCGGCTCCCCTCCCCGAGATCGACCCCAACTCACCGGAGGCTCAGCGGGAGATGTGGCGGGTGGTGCGGGAGCGGTTCCCCAATCGGGAGGCGTGGGGGGACATTCACCTCGACATCCTTCGCTATGCGAACTTCACCGAGCACGCGCGCTTCATCGGCGACGACGGCTGCATGGATGTGGAGCTCCTCTTCTGGGCGATTCAGGAAGCCGAGTCGCCAGATCCTGCACAAGCGGCGAAGTGGGCGTTCTTCAAGACGGCGAATCCTTCTCGACTCAACATCAGGCCGCCGTCGGTGGAGGGGATTGCCAGCATTCCGCCGGAATTCCTCCCCCCGGGGGTGGAGCTGCCCCGCCGTCGCCAGTAAGAGATCCGACGCCTCGCCTGTCCCAACACCGCGCCATCGATCCCCCTCCCTGGCCTGGTGAGGGAGGTATGCATGCATTTCGCCTTCCTCATACATTTCGTTCGCGTTTGTTGGCTCTGCGTTCGCGGAGGATCCAGTACAAGGTGTTGATGGATTGTGTATCGTCTCGCTTAGTTGATTCGGACGAAAATAGGATTTCTCCTGTCATGCGCTTTGAACCACCTGATGTTACTGCCATTTCTATGGCCTCTGGACATGCGACTAAATCAAATTTGGATAGAATTAGGGGTTCCCCTGGTGCGTTGATTGCATCTACTAATGCTGTTGCCGTTTCTACGGTCGGTAAATCTATGAACAATTTGAATTTAGGCGATAGCCTGCTTAACAGCACGAGTGTGACAGGTAAAAAGCTGTCCTCTGTTCCTACTCAGATTGCGACAGGCCCTAGTTTCAAAATTCGTGATCCTGGTAGGAAAACGTATTCTCAGGGGACGCGTTCACGTGGGCAGGGTGACCTAGAAACTATAGAAGAGCACTTTGGCCAACTCTGGCTTATCCCAtcccctccccgccgccgcctacCTCCTCCACAAACATCCCCTCGTGTTCATCCCTCTCCTTCTGGGTTCACTTGTTGGATCCGGAAGGATTTGATCTCCTCCCACTCGTTCATGGCCGCTGATTGGAATCCTGCGCCGCGTCGTGCTTTTGATCCAATTCCAAGAACCATCAAGGTTTCGAGGGAGGGTTTGGGCCCTGGATCTCTTTCGTTTGCGACAGTTGTGAAGCAATGGATTGCGATGGCTGACCGGAGGGTTGCTGGCGTGggcggtgttggggaacgtagtaatttcaaaaaaattcctacgcacacgcaagatcatggtgatgcatagaaacgagaggggagagtgttgtccacgtaccctcctagaccgaaagcggaagcgttagcacaacgcggttgatgtagtcgtacgtcttcacgatccgaccgatcaagtaccgaacgcacggcacctccgagttcagcacatgttcagcccgatgacgtccctcgaactccgatctagccgagtgttgagggagagttttgtcagcacgacggcgtggtgacgatgatgatgttctaccgatgcagggcttcgcctaagcaccgctacgatattatcgaggtggattatggtggaggggggcaccgcacacggctaagagatccaagggatcaattgttgtgtctccaaggggtgcccctctccccgtatataaaggagtggaggagggggagggccggccctctctatggcgcgccctaggaggagtcctactcccaccgggagtaggattccccccttccaagtagtaggagtaggagtcaaggaaacgggagagagaagagaaggaaggagggggcgcaacccctccccctagtccaattctgACTAGGCCTTGGGTTGCGctcagcctctcctctctctttcccctaaagcccaataaggcccatatactccccggcaaattcccgtaactctccggtactccgaaaaatacccgaatcactcggaacc contains:
- the LOC109768641 gene encoding F-box/kelch-repeat protein At3g06240, translated to MRSRATALIWHPWHPVACMVDDLSSSSTGSCRELWRSVRGVQLVGTCNGLLCLCNNEGMPGGVITLVNPAISDMLPLPPLPSADKFIGSFHWMNWHEAYSFAYQPTSGRYKMVHVPCSFGHVCEFNGVRVLTLGETSWREVPTLPEGGARCNLGAGIVSIDGATHWITRGATTRVVSFDLEDEHITSITELPTRAAGPCHFHLTEVHGRLGIVIHDLSVTTEVWIMEKGRRWSRRYSFRRQHLPRPHFVYGEYVLTREESSLYVHYRKKGPSLSGEVVQVGHRDQGTLVAELKVNYSHSQYRTFAYVQTTEPLSVYEPNKY
- the LOC109768640 gene encoding F-box protein At3g07870-like; protein product: MAMDDAAGCCDLPTDVLVEILLRLPPSSRRRARLVCRHWHDVVSEHTTEMRSRAKALLWWNAVAYVVDDLSSSSTGSCRELWRSDGRSKLVGTCNGILCLCNNEEMTGGAITLVNPATKKTLPLPLLPCADKFIGHSRSRNWDEAYSFAYHPTTGRHKVVHVPCSFGHVCEFNGVHVLTLGDTLWREVPTSLEGRARCNLGSGIVSIDGITHWVTKGAATRVVSFDLEDELITSLTELPAQPAGPDHARLTEVHGRLGIVTHDRSVTTEVWIMEKGRRWSRRYSLRRQYLPWPHFVYGEYILTREESSLHVHHRRRGPSLSGEVVQVGQRDHGTLVANMKGANLYSQCRTFAYVETTEPLSAYEANKY